Proteins from a single region of Nomascus leucogenys isolate Asia chromosome 2, Asia_NLE_v1, whole genome shotgun sequence:
- the FBXL21P gene encoding putative F-box/LRR-repeat protein 21 encodes MKRNSLSVENKIVQLSGAVKQPKVGFYSSLNQTHTHTVLLDWGSLPHHVVLRIFQYLPLLDRAHASSVCRRWNEVFHIPDLWRKFEFELNQSATSYFKSTHPDLIQQIIKKHSAHLQYVSFKVDSSAESAEAACDILSQLVNCSIQTLSLISTAKPSFMNVSESHFVSALTVVFINSKSLSSIKIEDTPVDDPSLKILVANNSDTLRLLKMSSCPHVSSDGILCVADHCRGLRELALNYYILTDELLLALSSETHVNLEHLRIDVVSENPGQIKFHPIKKHSWDALIKHSPRVNVVMYFFLYEEEVETFFKEETPVTHLYFGRSVSKAVLGQVGLNCPRLIELVVCANGLQPLDNELICIAEHCTNLTALGLSECEVSCSAFIKFVRLCGRRLTQLSIMEEVLIPDEDYSLDEIHTEVSKYLGRVWFPDVMPLW; translated from the exons ATGAAGAGGAACAGTTTATCTGTTGAGAATAAAATTGTCCAGTTGTCAGGAGCAGTGAAACAGCCAAAAGTTGGGTTCTACTCTTCTCTCAACCAGACTCATACGCACACGGTTCTTCTAGACTGGGGGAGTTTGCCTCACCATGTAGTATTACGAATTTTTCAGTATCTTCCTTTACTAGATAGGGCCCATGCATCTTCTGTGTGTAGGAGATGGAATGAAGTTTTTCATATTCCTGACCTTTGGAGAAAGTTTGAATTTGAACTGAACCAGTCAGCTACTTCATATTTTAAGTCCACTCATCCTGATCTCATTCAGCAGATCATTAAAAAGCATTCTGCTCATCTTCAGTATGTCAGCtttaag GTTGACAGTAGCGCTGAGTCAGCAGAAGCTGCCTGTGATATACTCTCTCAGCTGGTAAATTGTTCCATCCAGACCTTGAGCTTGATTTCAACAGCCAAGCCAAGTTTCATGAATGTGTCAGAG TCTCATTTTGTGTCAGCACTTACAGTTGTTTTTATCAACTCAAAATCATTATCATCAATCAAAATTGAAGATACACCAGTGGATGATCCTTCATTGAAGATTCTTGTGGCCAATAATAGTGACACTCTAAGACTCCTAAAAATGAGTAGCTGTCCTCATGTTTCATCTGATG GAATTCTTTGTGTAGCTGATCATTGTCGAGGCCTTAGAGAACTGGCGTTGAATTATTACATCCTAACTGATGAACTTCTCCTTGCACTCTCAAGCGAGACTCATGTTAACCTTGAACATCTCCGAATTGATGTTGTGAGTGAAAATCCTGGACAGATTAAATTTCATCCTATTAAAAAACACAGTTGGGATGCACTTATTAAACATTCCCCTAGGGTTAATGTTGTTATGTACTTCTTTCTATATGAAGAGGAAGTTGAGACGTTCTTCAAAGAAGAAACCCCTGTTACTCACCTTTATTTTGGTCGTTCAGTCAGCAAAGCGGTTTTAGGACAGGTAGGTCTCAACTGTCCTCGACTGATTGAGTTAGTGGTGTGTGCTAATGGTCTTCAGCCTCTTGATAATGAACTTATTTGTATTGCTGAACACTGTACAAACCTAACAGCCTTGGGCCTCAGCGAATGTGAAGTTAGCTGCAGTGCCTTCATCAAGTTTGTAAGACTGTGTGGGAGAAGGCTAACACAGCTCTCTATAATGGAGGAAGTTTTGATCCCTGATGAGGATTATAGCCTAGATGAAATTCACACTGAAGTCTCCAAATACCTGGGAAGAGTATGGTTCCCTGATGTGATGCCTCTCTGGTAA